One part of the Prunus persica cultivar Lovell chromosome G5, Prunus_persica_NCBIv2, whole genome shotgun sequence genome encodes these proteins:
- the LOC18777555 gene encoding transcription factor WER — MAPKKNDGSTKRIMNKGAWTAEEDRKLAEYIEIHGAKRWKTVASIAGLNRCGKSCRLRWLNYLRPNIKRGNISDDEEDLILRLHKLLGNRWSLIAGRLPGRTDNEIKNYWNSHLSKKINHKEKTLQNSRAQETATPSQKDSGTEGDEEEGGGKESENNSDVNFDVNEFFDFSAEGSYGLEWVNKFLELDEDTMNYREKVSNIM, encoded by the exons ATGGCTCCAAAGAAGAATGATGGATCGACAAAAAGAATTATGAACAAAGGCGCATGGACAGCAGAGGAAGATAGAAAACTTGCAGAATACATTGAGATTCATGGTGCAAAGAGATGGAAGACAGTGGCTTCCATAGCAG GTTTGAATCGATGTGGGAAGAGTTGCAGATTGAGATGGTTGAATTATTTGAGACCCAACATTAAGAGAGGCAACATTTCTGATGATGAAGAGGACTTGATACTTAGGCTTCACAAGCTACTAGGAAACAG GTGGTCTTTGATTGCTGGAAGGCTTCCTGGGCGAACAGACAACGAAATAAAGAACTATTGGAATTCTCATTTGagcaaaaaaatcaatcacaaGGAGAAAACACTGCAGAATTCAAGAGCTCAAGAGACTGCTACACCTTCCCAGAAAGACAGTGGTACTGAGGGGgacgaagaagaaggaggaggaaaagaaagtGAGAACAATTCGGATGTTAATTTCGATGTAAATGAGTTCTTCGACTTCTCTGCTGAAGGCTCCTATGGGCTGGAGTGGGTGAACAAGTTTCTTGAGCTTGATGAAGACACCATGAATTACAGAGAAAAGGTCAGCAATATTATGTAG